One stretch of Cohnella algarum DNA includes these proteins:
- a CDS encoding LacI family DNA-binding transcriptional regulator, translating to MKMEDIAKIAQVSKSAVSLALSGKPGIGSETRERILRIAREMGYSAKPRSTAAPDKTSKTLVFLVITNLGIVLEEYYQQPFFRELIHFVEDRCRTKGYSVIFSSVDMEHFERDVRAAAEDYRHSPVILLGTNLSREQIAAISAKLPQLVVLDTCFDTLPVHFIEINNAMGAYQAGSHLCDIGHLDIGYVASNVRIHNFEERKAGFMGALRERGVEIAPGRMFSVAPTILSSQESMRQQLEACLHSEGKLPTALFCECDYIAISAMKTLAELGYRVPEDISVIGFDNISESVIVTPELTTIHVEKEKMAQLAVDLLTDSAEWSSDARIKTRVDTRFVERLSTSAPAVAATGTGATGTTGATGATGATGAGQQE from the coding sequence ATGAAAATGGAAGACATCGCCAAGATTGCGCAGGTGTCGAAGTCCGCCGTTTCGCTGGCGCTTAGCGGAAAGCCCGGCATCGGCAGCGAAACGCGGGAACGCATTTTGCGTATTGCCCGGGAAATGGGCTACAGCGCCAAGCCCCGCAGCACGGCCGCGCCGGACAAAACGTCGAAAACGCTCGTATTTCTGGTGATCACCAATTTGGGGATCGTGCTCGAGGAGTATTACCAACAGCCGTTTTTCCGGGAATTGATCCATTTTGTCGAAGACCGCTGTCGTACGAAAGGCTACTCCGTCATCTTCTCTTCCGTGGACATGGAGCATTTCGAGCGGGACGTTCGGGCCGCGGCCGAGGATTACCGCCACAGTCCCGTTATTTTGCTGGGCACCAATTTAAGCCGCGAGCAGATCGCCGCCATTTCCGCCAAGCTGCCGCAGCTCGTCGTACTGGACACTTGCTTCGACACGCTGCCCGTTCATTTTATCGAAATCAACAATGCGATGGGCGCTTATCAAGCCGGCTCGCACCTGTGCGACATCGGCCATCTGGATATCGGCTATGTCGCCTCCAACGTGCGAATTCACAACTTCGAGGAGCGCAAAGCGGGCTTTATGGGCGCCTTGCGGGAACGCGGCGTCGAGATTGCGCCGGGCCGAATGTTTTCGGTGGCCCCAACCATCCTCTCGTCCCAGGAATCGATGCGCCAGCAGCTCGAGGCCTGCCTTCATTCGGAAGGCAAGCTGCCGACGGCCTTGTTTTGCGAGTGCGATTACATCGCGATCAGCGCGATGAAGACGCTCGCCGAGCTCGGCTATCGCGTTCCGGAGGATATTTCCGTCATCGGCTTCGACAACATCAGCGAATCCGTCATCGTCACGCCCGAGCTGACGACGATCCACGTCGAAAAGGAGAAAATGGCCCAGCTGGCCGTCGATCTGCTGACCGATTCGGCGGAGTGGAGCTCCGATGCCCGGATTAAAACCCGCGTCGACACCCGGTTCGTCGAACGGCTTTCCACCAGCGCGCCGGCCGTCGCGGCCACAGGGACGGGAGCTACGGGAACGACGGGAGCTACAGGAGCTACAGGGGCTACGGGGGCGGGGCAACAGGAGTGA
- a CDS encoding FAD-linked oxidase C-terminal domain-containing protein: MLPEQARRELIAVLGAEDFRDDMQTLVTHSYDGTPMQQALPDAVVYPRDTRQVSETMKVLHRHRIPVVSRGSGTNLCGGTVPVQGGVVMVMHRMNRILEVDLENLVAVVQPGLNTKLFSAHVESLGLFYPPDPSSMAISTIGGNIAENSGGLRGLKYGTTKDYVIGLEAVLANGDIIRTGGKLMKDVAGYDLTKLLVGSEGTLAIVTEATLKLIPPPKAKKTMLAMYNDLYDAARTVSKIIESRIIPATLEFLDNPTIRVVDDFAGLGLPLDMAAILLIEQDGEPELVERDIATIEAICIGEKAARVSVASSPEEALKLLTARRSAFTALARLRPTTILEDATVPRSKIADMVLEINRIARKYDVNICTFGHAGDGNLHPTATTDARDRDEVHRVEEAFAEIFEAAIALGGTITGEHGVGMVKAPFLEWKVGAPGIEVLKGIKAAFDPLGLLNPGKMFAKPSRKRVVIQHG; encoded by the coding sequence TTGCTGCCCGAACAAGCGAGACGCGAATTGATCGCCGTTTTAGGCGCCGAGGATTTTAGAGACGACATGCAGACGCTCGTCACCCATTCGTATGACGGTACCCCGATGCAGCAGGCGCTGCCGGACGCGGTCGTGTATCCGCGCGACACCCGGCAGGTGTCCGAAACGATGAAGGTGCTGCACAGGCACCGCATTCCGGTCGTCAGCCGCGGGTCGGGCACGAATTTGTGCGGCGGCACCGTTCCGGTTCAGGGGGGCGTCGTCATGGTCATGCACCGGATGAACCGGATTTTGGAGGTCGATCTGGAAAATTTGGTTGCCGTCGTTCAGCCGGGATTGAATACGAAGCTGTTCAGCGCGCATGTCGAAAGCCTCGGCTTGTTTTACCCGCCGGATCCCAGCAGCATGGCGATTTCGACGATCGGCGGCAATATCGCGGAAAATTCGGGCGGCTTGCGCGGCCTCAAATACGGAACGACGAAGGATTACGTAATCGGACTCGAAGCGGTGCTGGCGAACGGGGACATCATCCGCACGGGCGGCAAGCTGATGAAGGACGTCGCCGGGTACGATTTGACGAAGCTGCTTGTCGGTTCGGAAGGGACGCTCGCGATCGTTACCGAAGCGACGCTGAAGCTGATTCCCCCGCCTAAAGCGAAAAAAACGATGCTGGCGATGTACAACGATCTGTACGACGCGGCCCGCACCGTATCCAAAATTATCGAAAGCCGCATCATCCCCGCGACGCTCGAATTTCTCGACAACCCGACGATTCGGGTCGTGGACGATTTCGCGGGGCTCGGCCTTCCGCTCGACATGGCGGCGATTTTGCTGATCGAGCAGGACGGCGAGCCGGAGCTGGTCGAACGGGATATCGCGACGATCGAAGCCATCTGCATCGGGGAAAAAGCGGCGAGAGTCAGCGTGGCCTCGTCGCCGGAGGAGGCGCTCAAGCTGCTGACCGCGCGGCGCAGCGCGTTTACGGCGCTTGCCCGCCTGCGGCCGACGACGATTCTCGAAGACGCCACCGTGCCGCGCTCCAAAATCGCCGACATGGTGCTTGAAATCAACCGCATCGCCCGCAAGTACGACGTCAACATCTGCACGTTCGGCCATGCCGGCGACGGCAATTTGCATCCGACGGCGACGACCGACGCCCGCGATCGCGACGAGGTTCACCGGGTCGAGGAGGCGTTCGCGGAAATTTTCGAAGCGGCGATCGCGCTGGGAGGCACGATTACCGGCGAGCACGGCGTCGGCATGGTCAAGGCGCCGTTTCTCGAATGGAAGGTAGGCGCTCCGGGGATCGAAGTGCTGAAGGGCATCAAGGCGGCTTTCGACCCTCTGGGCCTGCTCAATCCCGGCAAAATGTTCGCCAAGCCATCGCGGAAAAGGGTGGTGATCCAGCATGGCTGA
- a CDS encoding heterodisulfide reductase-related iron-sulfur binding cluster gives MAETQTAVSRPEAKPPASPLAAKLKIRLDEDQLTNCMRCGFCLPACPTFRETGIEAESPRGRIALMKAVADGLMDPDEAFEEQMNHCLGCRACEPACPADVKYGQLIEQARDAIEDHTKSHRVWVKGVRRLVFKELFPKQGRMKLLGGALKAYQKSGLQKLARGTGALKLLPKQLSDMEEILPSASGRGVVELIGDFHPAKGTKIATVGMFRGCLMDTLFTETNVHTVELLTEAGFEVVIPKTQNCCGALHAHSGEAEDARELARRNIRAFKEANVDYIVSNAGGCGAILVEYDHLLHDDPAYREDAEWFAKRVKDISDMLVSHGRIPAFAQAEEHARSNARADAQTSVAGSPANEPEACSVRITYQDSCHLRNVMRSSDAPRKLMRQVPGAEFVEMFESDRCCGSAGIYNLTQPEMANRILEHKMEHANATQAHYLLTSNPGCLLQMKLGVQRHGAGTDMKVAHVVDFLHERMAKD, from the coding sequence ATGGCTGAGACCCAGACGGCGGTCAGTCGCCCGGAAGCCAAGCCTCCGGCGAGTCCGCTCGCCGCCAAATTGAAAATCAGGCTGGACGAGGACCAATTGACCAATTGCATGAGATGCGGATTTTGTCTGCCGGCTTGCCCGACCTTCCGCGAAACGGGCATCGAAGCCGAATCGCCGCGCGGCCGGATCGCGTTGATGAAGGCGGTCGCCGACGGCCTCATGGACCCGGACGAAGCGTTCGAGGAGCAAATGAACCATTGCCTTGGCTGCCGCGCCTGCGAACCGGCGTGTCCGGCCGACGTGAAGTACGGGCAACTGATCGAGCAGGCGCGCGACGCGATCGAGGACCACACGAAAAGCCATCGCGTTTGGGTCAAAGGCGTACGGCGCCTCGTGTTCAAGGAGCTGTTTCCGAAGCAGGGCCGCATGAAGCTGCTCGGCGGCGCGCTGAAAGCCTATCAGAAGTCCGGGCTGCAGAAGCTTGCGCGCGGTACCGGGGCGTTGAAGCTGCTGCCGAAGCAGCTGTCCGATATGGAAGAAATATTGCCGAGCGCGTCCGGCCGCGGCGTCGTCGAGCTCATTGGGGATTTTCATCCGGCGAAGGGGACGAAAATCGCCACCGTCGGCATGTTCCGCGGCTGCCTGATGGATACGTTGTTCACGGAAACGAACGTGCATACGGTGGAGCTGCTGACGGAAGCGGGCTTCGAGGTCGTCATTCCGAAAACGCAAAACTGCTGCGGCGCCCTCCACGCCCACAGCGGCGAGGCGGAGGACGCGCGCGAGCTGGCCCGCCGCAACATCCGGGCGTTCAAGGAGGCGAACGTCGATTACATCGTGTCCAACGCGGGCGGGTGCGGCGCGATTTTGGTCGAATACGATCATCTGCTGCACGACGATCCCGCGTATCGCGAAGACGCGGAATGGTTTGCGAAACGGGTGAAGGACATCAGCGACATGCTCGTTTCGCACGGCCGGATTCCCGCGTTTGCGCAAGCGGAGGAACATGCGCGTTCGAACGCGCGGGCGGACGCGCAAACGTCCGTGGCCGGATCGCCTGCCAACGAACCAGAAGCTTGCTCGGTGCGCATTACGTACCAGGACTCGTGCCATTTGCGCAACGTCATGCGCTCGTCGGACGCGCCCCGGAAGCTGATGCGGCAGGTGCCGGGCGCGGAGTTCGTGGAAATGTTCGAATCGGACCGGTGCTGCGGCTCGGCCGGCATTTACAACTTGACGCAGCCGGAGATGGCCAATCGAATTTTGGAGCACAAAATGGAGCATGCCAACGCGACGCAAGCTCATTATTTGCTGACGAGCAACCCTGGGTGTCTGCTGCAAATGAAGCTCGGGGTGCAGCGGCACGGCGCCGGAACGGATATGAAGGTCGCGCACGTGGTCGACTTTTTGCATGAGCGGATGGCGAAGGATTGA
- a CDS encoding transketolase produces MATVRELKRKSLQIRKDLLTIIHAAKGGHTGGSLSNADILTALYYEVMNHDATNPKWPERDRFVASKGHCVESLWCILADLGYFPKEELSTYSQFGTRLIGHPNNKVPGVEMNTGALGHGLAVSVGMALAAKKDGKSYRVFCLMGDGEQAEGSVWEAAMAGAHYKLDNLVGIIDRNRLQISGSTEDVMALEPLDRKWEAFGWHVVSVDGHDYDALLKAFAGVPEIAGKPTLLLANTVKGKGVSFAENKPEWHHHVPSDEQLKQAHEELDAALAALADEEERSETHA; encoded by the coding sequence ATGGCGACGGTACGGGAATTGAAGCGCAAATCGCTGCAAATCCGCAAGGACCTGCTGACGATCATCCATGCGGCCAAGGGCGGCCACACCGGGGGCTCGCTCAGCAACGCCGACATTTTGACCGCCCTTTATTACGAAGTGATGAACCATGACGCGACAAATCCGAAATGGCCCGAACGCGACCGCTTCGTGGCGAGCAAAGGGCACTGCGTCGAATCGCTCTGGTGCATTTTGGCCGATCTCGGCTATTTTCCGAAAGAAGAGCTGTCCACGTACAGCCAGTTCGGCACGAGGCTGATCGGGCATCCGAACAACAAGGTGCCGGGCGTCGAAATGAACACCGGCGCGCTCGGCCACGGCCTTGCCGTCTCCGTCGGGATGGCGCTCGCGGCCAAAAAGGACGGAAAGTCGTACCGCGTCTTTTGCCTGATGGGCGACGGCGAGCAGGCCGAGGGCTCGGTCTGGGAAGCCGCGATGGCGGGCGCGCACTACAAGCTGGACAATCTCGTCGGCATCATCGACCGCAACCGGCTGCAAATCAGCGGCAGCACGGAGGACGTCATGGCGCTGGAGCCGCTCGACCGGAAATGGGAAGCGTTCGGCTGGCACGTCGTCTCCGTGGACGGCCACGACTACGACGCGCTGCTGAAGGCGTTCGCGGGCGTGCCCGAGATCGCGGGGAAGCCGACGCTGCTGCTGGCGAATACGGTCAAGGGCAAAGGCGTATCATTTGCCGAAAATAAGCCGGAGTGGCATCACCATGTGCCGAGCGACGAGCAGCTGAAGCAGGCGCACGAGGAGCTCGACGCCGCGCTTGCGGCGCTCGCGGACGAAGAGGAGAGGAGCGAGACGCATGCCTAA
- a CDS encoding transketolase family protein, giving the protein MPNTIPNRQAMCEALLEIAEDNRDIMVLTSDSRGSAAMAPFAKKFPEQFVETGIAEQNIVGIAAGLAHSGKTPFVTSPACFLSMRSIEQIKVDVAYSGTNVKLVGISGGVSYGALGMSHHSVQDIAVTRAIPGLAVLLPADRHETKKMTRALANYPGGAYMRIGRNPVEDVYDEDDGRELVIGKAVRLKDGGDLTLIACGETVRVALDAAALLAQDGISARVLNMHTIKPLDTEAIVAAAEETGAIITLEEHSVYGGLGAAVAEVTSQACPVPLRILGIPDEPAIAGKTAEVFRHYGISAENVKQLAGELLRQTGVKAK; this is encoded by the coding sequence ATGCCTAATACGATACCGAACCGCCAGGCGATGTGCGAAGCGCTGCTGGAAATCGCGGAGGACAACCGCGACATTATGGTGCTGACGAGCGACTCCCGCGGATCGGCCGCGATGGCCCCGTTCGCGAAGAAGTTTCCGGAGCAGTTCGTGGAGACGGGCATCGCGGAGCAAAATATCGTCGGCATCGCGGCGGGTCTCGCGCACAGCGGCAAGACGCCGTTCGTCACGTCTCCGGCCTGCTTCTTAAGCATGCGGAGCATCGAGCAGATCAAGGTGGACGTCGCCTATTCGGGAACGAACGTCAAGCTGGTCGGCATCAGCGGCGGCGTCTCGTACGGCGCGCTCGGCATGTCGCATCATTCGGTACAGGATATCGCCGTCACGCGGGCCATTCCCGGACTCGCCGTCCTGCTGCCGGCGGACCGCCACGAAACGAAGAAAATGACGCGGGCGCTCGCCAATTATCCCGGAGGCGCCTATATGCGGATCGGCCGCAATCCGGTCGAGGACGTATACGATGAAGACGACGGCCGCGAGCTCGTCATCGGCAAAGCCGTCCGCCTGAAAGACGGCGGCGACCTGACTTTGATCGCCTGCGGCGAAACGGTGCGCGTGGCGCTCGATGCGGCGGCGCTGCTGGCGCAGGACGGCATCTCGGCGCGGGTGCTGAACATGCACACGATCAAGCCGCTCGATACGGAAGCGATCGTCGCGGCGGCCGAGGAGACGGGCGCGATCATTACGCTGGAGGAGCACAGCGTTTACGGCGGGCTCGGCGCCGCCGTGGCCGAGGTGACGTCGCAGGCTTGCCCGGTTCCGCTGCGGATTTTGGGCATTCCGGACGAACCGGCGATCGCGGGCAAAACGGCCGAGGTGTTCCGTCATTACGGGATTTCCGCGGAAAACGTGAAGCAGCTCGCCGGCGAGCTGCTGCGGCAAACGGGCGTGAAGGCGAAATGA
- a CDS encoding L-fucose/L-arabinose isomerase family protein has product MKKLKLGYAPTRRFTFSAEDAFRYKVQIRQKLDSFGMDIDIVDLEGLNPEGLLYDDRIGAEQIAEHLLKEKVDAVFFPHCNFGTEDTVARVAKTLGKPVLLWGPRDEAPLEDGMRLRDTQCGLFATGKVLRRFQVPFTYVTNSRVDDPVFERGFKNFVAAANVVRQFRSLRILQIGPRPTSFWTMICNEGELLERFGIELHPITLVDITNAAKKIEKSGGAELAEAIQYIRDKLDISEVTEDDVKRVAALKVAMKKLAVDSGSTAIAIQCWSALQDAIGIMPCLANAILTDEQIPVTCETDIHGAITSVMVQAAAMNEAPTFFADITIRHPENENGELLFHCGNFPVSLSVENKPKMRRHFLFDDHAPGTHEGEIRGGSMTIARFDGDNGEYQLFLGKAKGIQGPYTRGSYVWVEVNDWPLWEEKLVKGPYVHHSVGIHANVIPALYEACQYIPGLTPDPVDPTEDQIRAWLRGSV; this is encoded by the coding sequence ATGAAAAAGCTGAAATTGGGTTACGCGCCGACGCGCCGGTTTACGTTCAGCGCGGAAGACGCCTTCAGGTACAAGGTGCAAATCCGCCAGAAGCTGGACTCATTCGGCATGGATATCGATATCGTCGACTTGGAGGGCTTGAATCCCGAAGGGCTGCTGTACGACGACCGGATCGGCGCGGAGCAAATCGCCGAGCACCTGCTTAAGGAAAAGGTCGACGCGGTGTTTTTCCCGCACTGCAACTTCGGCACCGAGGATACGGTGGCGCGGGTCGCCAAAACGCTCGGCAAGCCGGTGCTGCTGTGGGGGCCTCGCGACGAGGCGCCGCTCGAGGACGGCATGCGGCTGCGGGACACGCAATGCGGCCTGTTCGCGACTGGCAAGGTGCTGCGCCGCTTTCAGGTTCCGTTTACGTACGTCACCAATAGCCGGGTCGACGATCCGGTGTTCGAGCGCGGCTTCAAAAACTTCGTGGCGGCCGCCAACGTCGTCCGTCAATTCCGCAGCCTGCGGATTTTGCAAATCGGGCCGCGCCCGACGTCGTTCTGGACGATGATCTGCAACGAAGGCGAGCTGCTGGAGCGGTTCGGCATCGAACTGCATCCGATTACGCTGGTCGATATAACGAACGCGGCGAAAAAGATCGAGAAGTCCGGCGGCGCCGAACTTGCGGAAGCGATCCAATACATTCGCGACAAGCTGGACATTTCCGAGGTGACCGAAGACGACGTCAAGCGGGTGGCCGCGCTCAAAGTCGCGATGAAGAAGCTGGCGGTCGATTCCGGCAGCACCGCGATCGCCATCCAGTGCTGGTCCGCGCTGCAGGACGCGATCGGCATCATGCCGTGCCTCGCCAACGCGATTTTGACCGACGAGCAAATTCCGGTCACGTGCGAAACCGACATTCACGGGGCGATCACGTCCGTCATGGTGCAGGCGGCGGCGATGAACGAGGCGCCGACCTTTTTTGCCGACATTACGATTCGCCATCCGGAAAACGAAAACGGCGAGCTGCTGTTCCATTGCGGCAACTTCCCGGTTTCGCTCAGCGTCGAAAACAAGCCGAAAATGCGCCGGCACTTTCTGTTCGACGACCACGCTCCGGGCACGCACGAAGGCGAAATCCGCGGCGGCAGCATGACGATCGCCCGGTTCGACGGAGACAACGGCGAGTACCAGCTTTTCCTCGGCAAGGCGAAAGGCATTCAAGGTCCCTACACCCGCGGCTCTTACGTATGGGTCGAAGTGAACGATTGGCCGCTGTGGGAAGAAAAACTCGTCAAAGGCCCGTACGTCCACCACTCGGTCGGCATTCATGCCAACGTCATTCCGGCGCTTTACGAAGCTTGCCAATACATTCCGGGCCTCACGCCCGATCCGGTCGATCCGACGGAAGATCAAATCCGCGCTTGGCTGAGAGGAAGTGTGTAA
- the nrdF gene encoding class 1b ribonucleoside-diphosphate reductase subunit beta produces the protein MKAVNWNRPDDDYTITFWKQNIMQFWTDDEIPLSDDKMTWIKLSEAEQDTYIKVLGGLTLLDTLQGGVGMPGINDHVEGLQRKAVLSFMGMMEQIHAKSYSSIFTTLATNEEIDEVFRWVENNKHLQTKAETIAQYYQNIHTQKDLFLAMGASVLLESYLFYSGFFYPLYLAGQGQMTSCGEIIDLILRDESIHGLYVGVLAQEVYAKLDEDEQQAAYETLIGLFKFLHQNEEAYTDELYAQIGLQEEVKAFLRYNANKAFMNLGFEPPFPEEDINPIVQNGLSTKTKQHDFFSKKGNGYVRATNVEPLSDEDFIFD, from the coding sequence ATGAAAGCCGTTAACTGGAATCGTCCCGACGACGATTATACGATTACGTTCTGGAAGCAAAACATCATGCAATTTTGGACGGACGACGAAATTCCGCTGTCCGACGACAAGATGACGTGGATCAAGCTGAGCGAGGCGGAACAGGATACATACATCAAAGTGTTGGGCGGTTTGACGCTGCTCGACACGCTGCAAGGCGGCGTCGGCATGCCGGGCATCAACGACCACGTCGAAGGGCTTCAGCGCAAGGCGGTCCTGTCGTTCATGGGGATGATGGAGCAAATCCACGCCAAGTCGTACAGCAGCATTTTTACGACGCTTGCGACGAACGAAGAGATCGACGAAGTGTTCCGCTGGGTCGAGAACAACAAGCATTTGCAAACGAAGGCGGAAACGATCGCCCAGTACTATCAGAACATCCATACGCAGAAGGACTTGTTCCTGGCGATGGGCGCGTCGGTGCTGCTCGAAAGCTACCTGTTCTACAGCGGCTTTTTCTATCCGCTTTATTTGGCGGGCCAGGGTCAAATGACGAGCTGCGGCGAAATCATCGACCTGATTCTTCGCGACGAGAGCATTCACGGCCTGTACGTCGGCGTGCTCGCGCAAGAGGTGTACGCGAAGCTGGACGAGGACGAGCAGCAGGCGGCTTACGAGACGCTGATCGGCTTGTTCAAGTTCCTCCACCAGAACGAAGAGGCGTACACGGACGAGCTGTACGCGCAAATCGGGCTGCAGGAGGAAGTGAAGGCGTTCCTGCGGTACAACGCGAACAAGGCGTTCATGAACCTCGGCTTCGAGCCGCCGTTTCCGGAAGAGGACATCAACCCGATCGTCCAGAACGGCCTCAGCACGAAGACGAAGCAGCACGACTTTTTCTCCAAAAAAGGCAATGGCTACGTCCGCGCGACGAACGTCGAGCCGCTTTCGGACGAGGACTTTATTTTCGATTAA
- a CDS encoding FadR/GntR family transcriptional regulator yields MNENRPLKSHEWVMNDLRKQLEEGALSPGDRLASVVELAERYGVGRSTVREALSALKAMGMLDIRQGGGTFVKATLPAAAPPHPGMLQPEAWADRALTLRHILEVRRVLETGCAALAAASRSADDLARLAGTLAEMEAHMDDEAFNEQADVRFHEQIAAATHNPLLMQLMETMAARLHDSMRDTRALWFYAERSTAERLLEEHRAIYEAIAEGDAGAATLRMQLHIAKVEQVLGEKGAGA; encoded by the coding sequence ATGAACGAAAACCGACCGTTAAAAAGCCACGAGTGGGTCATGAACGATTTGCGAAAACAGCTTGAGGAAGGAGCGCTCTCCCCCGGCGACCGGCTCGCGTCGGTCGTCGAGCTTGCGGAGCGATACGGGGTCGGCCGGTCGACCGTCCGCGAAGCGCTGAGCGCCCTGAAGGCGATGGGGATGCTCGATATCCGGCAAGGCGGCGGCACGTTCGTGAAAGCGACGTTGCCGGCCGCCGCGCCGCCGCACCCCGGCATGCTGCAGCCCGAAGCCTGGGCCGACCGGGCCCTCACTCTGCGGCATATTCTCGAAGTGCGGCGCGTGCTGGAAACCGGCTGCGCCGCGCTTGCCGCCGCGAGCCGGTCGGCGGACGATTTGGCCAGGCTGGCGGGGACGCTGGCGGAAATGGAAGCGCACATGGACGACGAGGCATTCAATGAGCAAGCGGACGTTCGGTTCCACGAGCAGATCGCCGCCGCCACCCATAATCCGCTGCTGATGCAGCTGATGGAGACGATGGCGGCACGTCTTCACGACAGCATGCGGGATACGCGGGCGTTGTGGTTTTACGCCGAGCGTTCGACCGCCGAGCGGCTGCTGGAGGAGCACCGCGCGATATATGAGGCGATCGCGGAAGGCGATGCGGGCGCGGCGACGCTGCGCATGCAACTGCACATCGCCAAAGTCGAGCAGGTGCTGGGGGAGAAGGGCGCGGGCGCTTAA